From one Lactiplantibacillus paraplantarum genomic stretch:
- a CDS encoding aspartate kinase produces the protein MKVIKFGGSSLASSQQLQKVLSIVEADQQRKYVIVSAPGKRFDGDTKVTDLLIQYARQTIHHQDTQAVVASIIDRYAEIGHGFNVPETQLTPIFETIRNLPKQTYADNTYLMATFKAHGERLNAQLVAAVFQRSGLNARYLDPKEAGMVVTDVPDDAQIIKSSYDQLAKWADSEQILVIPGFFAYNRNGQICTFSRGGSDITGAIVARGVHAERYENFTDVDAIYAVNPNLVAKPAAINEMTFTEMRELSYAGFSVFHDEALIPAIEGNITVNVKNTNHPEAPGTLIKSTREPNPHYPVTGIASSSSFCSLYLRKYLLNKEVGLGRKILTILENHHISYEHMPSGIDDLTIIFDEHQLTPELEKTLVAEISAAINPDEIYFTHDYSILMLVGENMRNRVGIMSRAATALANDDIKLIMVNQGASEISIMFGVHDNDANQAVIALYKEFFN, from the coding sequence AACTGCAAAAAGTCCTCTCAATCGTCGAAGCTGATCAACAACGTAAATATGTAATTGTGTCAGCACCAGGTAAACGGTTCGATGGCGACACCAAGGTCACCGATTTGCTTATTCAATATGCGCGTCAAACGATTCATCATCAGGATACACAGGCAGTCGTTGCGTCCATCATTGACCGTTATGCCGAAATTGGCCACGGCTTTAACGTGCCCGAAACCCAATTGACCCCAATTTTTGAAACCATTCGTAATTTACCGAAGCAAACATACGCTGATAATACCTATTTAATGGCCACTTTCAAGGCGCATGGTGAACGGCTCAACGCGCAACTGGTCGCCGCCGTCTTTCAGCGAAGCGGCCTCAACGCGCGCTATCTTGATCCTAAAGAAGCTGGCATGGTAGTCACTGATGTTCCCGACGATGCTCAGATTATCAAGAGTAGCTATGACCAACTTGCTAAGTGGGCCGACAGTGAACAGATTTTAGTGATTCCTGGTTTCTTCGCTTACAATCGCAACGGCCAAATTTGTACTTTTTCACGTGGTGGCTCCGATATTACCGGTGCGATCGTTGCCCGGGGGGTTCACGCCGAACGTTACGAGAATTTTACCGATGTCGATGCGATATACGCAGTCAATCCTAACTTGGTCGCTAAGCCAGCAGCCATTAATGAAATGACGTTTACCGAAATGCGTGAGCTATCCTATGCCGGCTTTTCCGTTTTTCACGATGAAGCCTTGATTCCTGCTATCGAAGGTAACATTACTGTCAATGTCAAAAATACAAATCATCCTGAGGCACCAGGAACTTTGATTAAATCAACTCGTGAACCCAATCCCCACTACCCCGTCACAGGGATCGCCAGTTCCTCTAGCTTTTGTTCACTATACTTACGTAAGTATTTATTAAATAAAGAAGTTGGCCTGGGCCGTAAAATTCTGACAATTTTAGAAAACCATCATATCAGTTATGAACACATGCCATCTGGGATTGATGATTTAACCATTATTTTTGATGAACACCAGTTAACACCTGAATTAGAAAAAACACTAGTTGCCGAAATTTCAGCGGCAATTAATCCTGATGAAATCTACTTTACCCACGACTATTCAATCTTGATGTTGGTTGGGGAAAACATGCGTAACCGTGTCGGCATTATGTCACGTGCCGCAACTGCATTAGCCAACGATGACATTAAATTGATTATGGTCAACCAAGGTGCTTCCGAAATTTCCATTATGTTCGGGGTCCACGATAACGATGCTAATCAGGCCGTAATTGCGTTATACAAAGAATTTTTTAATTAA